The nucleotide window TATACCTGTGACATTCATAGCCTTGAAATGGCGTTTTACCATTtcctataaaaaatacatgatgaaagaaatttaaaacGTATACGGaaaattttcaaacaatttaattaaattcatatagtAGTgctcatgttaaaaaaaaaaaattaagatgtcACAAGACTCGACGaaagttaatatttataaaaagataagaacTCCAAGTCGATACAGTTCTTCAAACCTATGGTTAATATTCTTTCACCTCGTAAGTTCATTTTTGTAAGATACCtaaaagataatagataatGTACATCTAGATCTAGTGTGGGATTGCACAGTGGAATAAAGTTTGTTGTCCAAAGGAGAGGGAGTTTAGGTattaaaaatctataaaaattCAATGAAGCGGAACCGGAGGGCATTGGCTAAAATAATAGCTTATGGTGCAAGGTGTTGAAATCCAAATATGAGGAGTTAAACAGGTTGGGAGTAGGGGTATCTAACAAAGGGTCGGTGTGGTGGAAGGATATATGTAAGGAAGTTATGGGGAGGGGTCAATGATGAGGCTTGGGTTGGAAATAATATAAGTTGGAAACTTGAGAATCGACTAAAGGCTAGGTTTTGGCACGAAAATTAGGCAGGAGATAAAATCCTATATAAAAAATTCAGCAAAATGTTTAAGAATTCAGGTCAAAAGATGTGTTGTGTTGGAGAAATGGGTAGATGGGTGCAAGGGAGGTGGTAGTGTGAATTCGAATGGAGGAGGGACTAGTTTGAATGGGAAAAAAAATGCTGAAAGATTTCATGCAACTCATTACCCAAAGAATGCATTAATGAAAAGTGGGTATGGAAACATGACAACAGTGCAgtataatatgttaaatttgCGTATGCATTTCTGCGACAAAGACATGATCATGAtgacaaatcatttttttcactGCTTATGGATGATGAATATACCCTCTATTATTGCGACGTTCAGGTGGAAGGTGTTACTTGACAATATTCAAACTAAAGATAATTGAGAAAGAGAAACATTTTGTTCAAAATAGGGATTTACAATGCCTGTTCTGCCATATTGAAGAGGAAAATACTATACATCTCATGTTTTCTTGAAGGTTTTATCCATTGTTTGGAAACATTGTTGCGGGTGGCTAGGAGTCCAATCGGTGCAGCCCATGGAGCCTATGGTTCATTCTCTACAGCATACAGGTGGGCTTTATtggaaacaaatttaatttaatatatagcaTGACGGTTTGTATAGTTTGCTGCTATATGGATTTTATTGTTGCATATTATTAGAGTTTGAGATACTTTTTTAAATACAATGTCCTAACTTCAatacagaattttaaatttttccaaGAATAATTTACTCGTACATTGATGCATCATATGTTGTTCATGGAACTTATGTCCTGATACCAATTTGGGAAAGCAGATAAAAGCAGTTTACAGACAGGAACAGTAGCCAATTTTACATGCCCCGTGCTAAGCAACATTCAGCATTAAGTACAAACAAGTCAAGCAAACTGAAATTTGCTAGTTGCATTGCATCGAGACTAATACATTAAACGGGTAAATAGGTAACAAGATCACACatactaaataaaaatgtaagaacaaataaatgaaatatgattCGGTCCAAaagcattgaagaaaaaagcAAGGACAACACGCGTTTGAGTCAAAACCCATAAATGCTACACATACTAATAAGACACCTCAGCCTTGAAGATAAGAAATCAGGGTACAAATTTAATGTCTTTGAAGTATTCATGCTCAAGAGCGCTCCTAGCAGTAATTCTTTTGCTGGGATCCAAGTAAAGCATGCTCTGGGATACAACATAAATTCACTAAAGTAAGCACCAGAAAAAATCAATGAAAACAATTTTGAGGAAGGACATAAAACTTAACATATCTTCTCTTATAAactagaataaataaatttgcaaGTGAGGCTCTCTCTCCAATCTCTCAACCAAaaattctctattttttcttttgttttatccCTTTTCTCAACAGAATAAAAATTCTCTATTTTCAGCCAACAGAACTCTTTTGTTTTATCCCTTTGGCTACACATTTTATCACCATATTAGAGaaacacttattttttattatttaaaaatattatatatgatgtTCCACTTACAGAAAGAAGATCAAGACCAGCTGGCTCAAGATTTGGAACCACATTTTTCAGGTCCTGCAAAGTACAAAATAAGgttaaattctaaatttttatagtaattacAAAATCAGGCAAAGAAAAAATCCATTTAATTACCTTAGGTTGCCATTTGGGAAAGGCTGATTTAAAATCTGGCAATGATGTCACTCCAGGCCATGTATCTTCATTTGGTGTACCCATGATTCTTCATACAAGGAACGATGAGTCAAAATATAAGCATACATTATGTAGCttggtttatttatttgttacatGCCTGTTTGAAAGCAAAAAAATGTATTGTTTGCATTATATAGATTGCAATACTTAAAATATAACAGTTTCTGTACTATAAACTTTAAGCCAATTAATTAACTGGTTGGTTAGAAATCATGCAATGTTAATTAAAGGAAGCTTCGATTAAAAAGAGAGGATATAACAGGTTTATACATTTTACACCTATGGCTGATAATCAGTAATCACCTACGAATTACCATATTATGGTATCACTCTTCAAGCAGTAGTAGTAGAATGTAGAAGGTTCaaccaaaaattcaaaaatggTCCAGGCAAGACACAAGGAAAAACCAAAAACCAGATGGGAAAAAGTGTAGAAGTAGAACAGTCAAATATATTATACTGAAGCTCTAATTATATGAATATGTAAAATATCCTatcaagtatatataaaaaaggtagTCCAACATACAAGGCTCTCATAATGGGCCCTGAGCCTTTGAGGAGGATAGATGTATGTAACCTTATTCTTACAAGTGGAGATCTATTTGCTTTCCAGGATTAGAACCTGTGACCTCTGGGTCACAAGGCATCAAGCAATTCTACAAACATACATTTGCGTTTAAACATTAGAGCAATGggttccaaaaaataaaaagttaccaAGGAGATATACTCAACACATGCTGATAACACTTTATTCTCCTTAGAATGACAAAAACTTCAGTATCTAATCAAAAGTATTCCTTAATGACATACCCACAAGTACAACTCACTAAATATAAAGAGTACAGAAAGCCAACTACAAATATAACTATCTGATGGACAATCTAACAAAACTAATGCAAGTCGTGAAAGAGAATCTTTCAAGACTTAAAACTATACACTTTGACCAAAAGATACACAAGTACTAAATTCTAGGCTGATCCAAAAGACAGCACATCAAGTATATGGAAAATCTCAAAGGGATTTCTCATTTCTGCCATTTTCCCTCCCAAATCCTCAAACTAGATTATAAAGTAATGACAGAAATTCAACTTAATACAGAAAAGTTAATGTAACAAGCATCTGAGAGACTgagacttcaaagttcatacacatgcatattatTTGCATCAGTCCACCAGAGTATGACATTTAGTGCTCAGATTCTTCAATCAGAATCCCCATCCAAACTTTTAattccaaaatattaaaaactgcAAAAAGTATTTGCAACCTCCCAATCATTAAGATCCACATTAGTCGGAATATGCCAGATTGCCAGTACATATTTGTGCCATACATCCATTTAAGTCTAAAGACTGTTAGGGGAATTTGGGCAGGCATTCTTTGTCAAGTTTTCAGCCAACAGATTTTAATATGCTTCCCAAAGAACAATAGAAATTATGGAAAAAAAGGCTATTCACCtgaatattttaaacaattcaTCAATCTCAGAGTCCCCAGGGAAAAGTGGTCGTTGATTTACCATCTCTGCAAATATGCATCCCACTGACCAAATATCAACTGGGGTAGAATACTGACGGGATCCAAGCAAAATTTCCGGAGCTCTGTACCACAGTGTTACCACCTACAAACAATCGCCAAATTTATAACTCAGAAAAagataatttgatgtttttactGTCCATCTACCATTATACCTTTACaaaagatttatattttttaagagaatctACTACCATATATctatcaatttaataaaattataataattttccattagcaaaaaaaaaaaaagaagaaaagtaaagattATGTAATGTGactgatatatatataacagtTTGAGTATCAGTTAGACAAATAGTACGAAACAGATCAATAATCTTTCAGAGTTTCTAACGAGGCAATTTTCTTACGTTAATTTgcaaaattttgaagaaaatccACTTCTTACAACTCAGATAACTATCATGGGTTATTTCTAGTAAAAACAGTTAGAATTAACAAACAATATTAATAAAGCAACAACATTCAAGCCTTTATAGCCTTCTTGCATGGCCAAACCACATTAtacgattttttttatgattttctcCCCAATTTaatgagaaagatgaaagaaagaatgcagGACAATAAGAAGGAGAATGCCAGCTGCTGGCACATACTAATGAATTTTAGATCAGGAGAAGAAATAACAAACTACCAATCCCATCTCCAAGATGTGTCGCATTGTTTTAGCATTATAGGGCAGTAACTAAAGTTTGGAGATAAAAAACAGTCAACCTTAAAATGCTGCATGAGTATTTcttctctagtacataagcccATTAATTTCAAAGTTTAATTATATCCAAGGTAAGAACCCAGTACAAGGTAGCACACAAACCTCATGTGTAAATGTCCTAACAGGAATTCCAAAAGCCCTGGCCAATCCAAAATCTGCAAGTTTCAGTGCATTAGTGCTGCGATCTATCAACAAATTCTGTGGTTTTAAGTCTCGATGAAGAACTCTATGTGAATGACAGTATGCAATGCCACAGAGAATTTGGTACAGGAACATCTGCAGAAAGcatcatttaaaaattttaattagctcATCTTGTTTTGAAaccacaataaaaaataaaacatattcaaTTAACGATGCATGATAAGGTGGAAATACGTAGTCATGAACATGATCAAACATAGAAACAATGAGAAGGAAAGTTAATGGGATTGGGAACTTTGAACATTAATACAAAATTACACATGTACTCATGCTCAGATACTTCAATCTTGAGGAGGCAGACAATGAGAAAAGGAGCCAaaatctaatgaaataaaaaagctGCATGTTAGTACAACATCTTTATTGTCATACTGTAATGACttgaacaaacaaaataaagttttttcggccaaactgaaaataaataagaataattaaCCTATAGACGtcgtttatttttctttaagaatAGAGAACTCTACTTTAGCATCTTCAGTTTTAATAAGCACTTAACAGCGCAAATCAAAATGCTAAAGGCAAAACTTATTACACACATCACTTGTCTTCAGAAACAAGAAGCTTTTATGGACAAAGTCATACCAATCGACTGCTATCCACGTAACTGGTAATTCATCACAAAATTCATGAGACATGCATATTATGTATGGACCTGCATTTTGACAAGCTAAAGTTATGTCGAAACCATAAGGGTATTTAATCATCATTGGCTctcatatttgatttatttaatttatgccAAGACAAGAAAGTGGATAAGAGAACCAGGCATTTGATGGCTACGCAGTATTTCTTGCTCTCTCTTATAACTATAACTTCAGTTacaaaaagctcaaaaatctacaaagaaaagaaaacaagataaGTCACACacttttacttgtcgtggatcTTTTGCAAATTCTGGAGATGAATCCATGTGCTTCTTTAGATCTAAGTCAAGGTACTCAAAAACCAGATACAAACTCTTCTCATCGTGCACTACATCCTGCAACCTGCGTTCCACACATACACCAATGATAATGAGGAAATGACTAAGAGACAAATAACATTAGGACAACAATGTATGAACTAAATGAAGCAACATAATTAAAGGAACTAAAGTCAACAAGTTTTCTTGGGCCATTCAATCCTAATTTTAATGGCATACATAACACCCCACAGCATGTTTTTAGTAGACCTTATAAAACAGTGCAAACAGAATTACGTCCCTTGGGAGTATTATGCTGGGACACTGAAAAACATAGGGACATTAagtatggtatttttttttctttacataagCAGCCAGACTCGGAAACGAAGATGTTCAAACATTATTTATGCATCCAAATGTCACATACACGAACAATTCACAGCTGCAGGGTTTGTCAGACGATATATCAGCCAAATTTACCAGTTGACCAAACATTACCATTAATTGAATGGAATTAGAGTATCAAAAACAACAAGACAGGGACAAAACTATGAAGAATATGGATATCACTGTAATGGCTAGCAATGTCTATATGCAAAAAAATATTGGTGAACCTAGGGTATCTCCTTGCTGGTAGCCAAAGACTAATCCTTCAAGTTAATGAGATTCACTTAAGAGGTTGACCTCTCACAACCGATATTTTTCCATACACACAGACATGAGGATCAAACTCCTAACCACATGATTAAGGGACAAGGTTATCAGCCAACCACACCATGCTGGTGTCTATATGTGACATTGGAGGGACTAAGAAAATACACACattattcaattaataaaatatatatcgtCCTGCACAAGTTTAACCATGCCAAAATAATCATTGATTCCCTACCTACCTTCTGTCatctatcataatttaaatgCTTAAGCATTGGTGTTCTATGCAGAAccaaaaaacaacacaaaatgaACACCATGCCGAGACACCGAGGCTC belongs to Glycine soja cultivar W05 chromosome 5, ASM419377v2, whole genome shotgun sequence and includes:
- the LOC114412617 gene encoding cell division control protein 2 homolog; this translates as MEQYEKVEKIGEGTYGVVYKGRDRVTNETIALKKIRLEQEDEGVPSTAIREISLLKEMQHRNIVRLQDVVHDEKSLYLVFEYLDLDLKKHMDSSPEFAKDPRQVKMFLYQILCGIAYCHSHRVLHRDLKPQNLLIDRSTNALKLADFGLARAFGIPVRTFTHEVVTLWYRAPEILLGSRQYSTPVDIWSVGCIFAEMVNQRPLFPGDSEIDELFKIFRIMGTPNEDTWPGVTSLPDFKSAFPKWQPKDLKNVVPNLEPAGLDLLSSMLYLDPSKRITARSALEHEYFKDIKFVP